The Malus domestica chromosome 13, GDT2T_hap1 genome includes a window with the following:
- the LOC103452693 gene encoding uncharacterized protein isoform X2 translates to MWRTPAEDSAIVDDSEGSQLAEERLTKEEWQAIHKLLSYQPEEAHSGKGMQNMIRFLVTVSVDQAAARIIDINQTEVVCCRFEQLQISTKFKNRSTYCDVSLKFYGLSAPEGSLAQSVCSQQKVNALAASFVHCPVGENVDWRLSATISPCHVTVLMESFHRFLEFVKRSNAVSPTVTLETATALQMKIEQVTRRAQEQFQMVLEEQSRFALDIDLDAPKVRVPIRTCGSSKCDSHFLLDFGHFTLHTKDSQHGEQRQNLYSRFFITGRDIAAFFVDCGSDCQSCTLDVPDYDYHPLLSPTPDNVENCYSLIDRCGMAVLVDQIIVPHPSYPSMRISIQVPNLGIHFSPSRFQRLMKLLNIFCGTLETCNASQPALDDFQAETPWSLSDLSTEARILAWRGIGNSVATWQLCYLVLSGINLYVLESEKSQSHQRHTSMAGRQVYEVPPANIGGSLFCVAVSYRGMDNQKTLESPTTLIIEFRAEHEKDIWLKGLIQATYQASAPPSVNVLGETSDPVTDYGETQTMNSKTADLVINGALVETKIFIYGKTGDKVDEERCETLILEVLANGGKLHMIRWEGDLTLKMKLHSLKIKDELQVRLSTTPQYLACSVLNIDDLVSSPGIVDPHMKEMSALLHEDDDTFTDALPDFMSISDTGLGSQIMDMDTCATTEDVNDDTGFATPQAIIHEKKLVKEKVISGEIFYEADGGDNSNFVSVTFLTRSPSSPDYDGIDTQMNLRMSKLEFFCNRPTLVALIDFGLDLSCVYDVEGSADMTKVPDDKPLMNKEKNDESVKGLLGYGKGRVVFYLNMNVDNVTVFLNKEDGSSFAMFVQESFLLDLKVHPSSLSIEGTLGNFRLHDMSLGTDHCWAWLCDIRNPGVESLIKFKFNSYSAEDDDYEGYDYSLCGRLSAVRIIFLYRFVQEITEYFMELATPHTEEAIKLVDKVGGFEWLIQKYEIDGATALKLDLSLDTPIIIVPRNSTSKDFIQLDLGQLKVTNEFSWYGSPEKDPSAVHIDVLHAEILGISMSVGIDGCLGKSMIREGKGLDVYVRRSLRDVFKKVPTFALEVKVGLLHGVMSDKEYKVILDCACMNLCEEPKLPPSFRGGKSGSMDTMRLLADKVNMNSQLLLSKTVTIVAVVIDNALLELYNGIHAESPFAQIAIEGLWVMYRMTSLSETDLYITIPKFSVVDIRPNTKPEMRLMLGSSADDSKQVSSGSLPLSLNKGSFRKTDSDAGFSHVDLPISTMFLMDYRWRKSSQSFVVRVQQPRVLVVADFLLAVGEFFVPALRTITGREEVMDPTNDLIGKSCSIVFSGPIYKQIEDVVHLSPSRQLVADCLHIDEYIYDGCGKTIHLSEETDTKYLHSTRPHPIIIIGCGKKLRFMNVKIENGSILRKYTHLSNDSSYSLSFEDGVDITLLDSYSSDEDKKSLEDTHKSSDTSNISSDSESDPNVIPSFSFEAQVVSPEFTFYDSSKSCLDDSYGEKLLRAKLDFSFMYASKENDTWVRALVKDLTVEAGSGLIVLDPVDISGGYTSVKDKTNMSLLSTDVCFHLSLSVVSLILNLQTQATSALQFGNSMPLAGCTNFDRIWVSPKENGSCYNLTFWRPRAPSNYVILGDCVTSRPVPPSQAVMAVSNAYGRVRQPIGFNLIGLFSTIQGFGGGDSDVGSDCSLWMPVAPPGYIALGCLANIGKEQPPNHIVYCLRSDLVTSTTYSECLFSSPSNPHFASGFSIWRVENVLGSFHAHSSTECPSEDNCCNLNHLLLWNWNRQQSGPTESASNLAVDNKYASHQTRNQTGNSSRWDIVRSISKANNCFMSTPNFERIWWDKGSDLRQPVSIWRPIARCGYAILGDCITEGLEPPAVGIIFKADDPEVSAKPVQFTKVAHIVGKGFDEVFFWYPLAPPGYASLGCIVSRTGEAPCVDIICCPRIDFVNQANILEAPISRSLTSKGSQCWSVWRVENQASTLLARADLKKPSSRLAYAIGDSLKPKTRENITAEVKLRCFSLTVLDSLCGMMKPLFDTTITNIKLATHGRLEAMNAVLISSIAASTFNTQLEAWEPLVEPFDGIFKFETYDTNVHSPSKFGKTVRIAATSILNLNVSAANLETFIGSVLSWKRQLELEQKAMKINEEAGGLCGQGEDQTLFALDEDDFQTVIVENKLGCETYVKRVEENSDRVDRLHHGDYISIWVPPPRFSDRFNVVDESKEARYYVAIQIHKAKDLPIIDDGNSHNFFCALRLVVDSQATDQQKLFPQSARTKCVKPAVSEFNNLNEGTAEWNELFIFEVPRKGPAKVEVELTNLAAKAGKGEVVGALSFSVGQGANVLRKMASVRVFHQGHDVQNVVSHPLRGRVRHNSTEDMDECGCLLVSTSYFERKTTPSFQRDLEAENVTDRDIGFSVGLGPDGVWQNIRSLLPLSVVPKWLQNDFMALEVVVKNGKKHAIFRGLATVVNETDVKLKISVCHASRIQGRDSSLRRSDSINPGSSFILPWRSTSSDSDQCLQICPSVDHPQPPYSWGSLAAVGTGYTYGKDLTIIDQVSLSRQYTSKQENNLQNVTFKLNQLEKKDILLCCTSTINKQFWLSVGADASALHTELNAPVYDWKISVHSPMKLENRLSCPAEFTIWERTRDGKCVERQHGMISSRGGVHIYSADIQKPLYLTLFVEGGWVLEKDPVLLLNLYSNDHVSSFWMVHQKSKRRLRVSIEREMGGTTVAPKTIKFFVPYWITNDSSISLAYRVVEVEPSDNADTDSLMLSRAVKSATPALRSPTNSRDRKHSATRRNIQVLEVIEDTSPVPNMLSPQDYASRSGASLFPSQKDVYLSSRVGLSVAMHHSEIYSPGISLFELEKKERLDVKVFSSDGSYYKLSARLSMTSDRTKVVHFQPHTLFINRVGYRLCLQQCDSQSVAWIHPTDSPKPFYWHSSAKVELLKVRVDDYKWSAPFSVSSEGVMRVCLKKDDGNDQLQFRIAVRSGAKNSSYEVVFRPNSSISPYRIENRSMFLPIRIRQVDGTNDSWKVLLPNTAASFLWEDLGRRRLLEILVEGEDPLKSGKYDIDEISDHQPIHLGNVPSKALRVTVIKEEKVNVIKISDWMPEIDPSGILSTSHTSPLSQLSIQQQSPVIADCEFHVIIELAELGISIIDHTPEEILYLSVQNLVCAYSTGLGSGISRFKLRMRGIQLDNQLPLSPTPVLFRPQKVGDDTDYILKVSITMQSNGSLDLCVYPYIGLQGPENSAFLVNIHEPIIWRLHEMIQQVNLSRLSDTQTTAVSVDPIIEIGVLSISEVRFKVSMAMSPSQRPRGVLGFWASLMTALGNTENMPVRIYQKFNENVCMRQSSMISIAISNAQKDLLGQPLQLLSGVDILGNASSALGHMSKGMAALSFDKKFIQSRQRKESKGVEDFGDVLREGGGALAKGLFRGVTGILTKPLEGAKNSGVEGFVQGVGKGLIGAAAQPVSGVLDLLSKTTEGANAMRMKIASAITSDEQLLRKRLPRVIGGDNLIRPYDGYKAQGQAILQLAESGSFFLQVDLFKVRGKFALSDAYEDHSLLRKGKILLVTHRRVILLQQPFNVAQKKFNPARDPCSVLWDVLWDDLVIMEKSYGKKDHPKSPPSRVILYLQDKSEMKEQVRIIKCLRDTPQALDVYSSIERAMNTYGPNKPKQMLKKSMTLPYAPFVDNASAEATSKEPGSPRQVPASIPRSSTFGSRFN, encoded by the exons ATGTG gCGTACACCTGCTGAAGATTCTGCCATTGTAGATGATTCCGAGGGATCACAGTTAGCAGAAGAAAGACTGACTAAAGAGGAATGGCAGGCAATCCATAAGTTGCTGAGTTATCAGCCAGAAGAAGCACATTCAGGAAAAGGCATGCAGAATATGATCCGGTTTTTGGTAACTGTGTCTGTTGATCAAGCAGCTGCTAGGATCATTGATATAAATCAAACGGAAGTTGTGTGTTGTAGATTTGAGCAACTTCAAATCTCAACCAAGTTTAAAAATCGAAGTACCTACTGTGATGTGTCCTTAAAATTCTATGGTTTATCTGCGCCTGAAGGCTCGCTTGCCCAG agTGTCTGTAGCCAGCAGAAGGTGAATGCACTAGCTGCTAGCTTTGTACACTGTCCAGTTGGAGAGAATGTTGACTGGAGGCTGTCGGCTACAATTTCTCCCTGCCACGTCACG GTTTTGATGGAAAGCTTTCATCGATTTTTAGAATTTGTGAAAAGGAGTAATGCAGTTAGTCCTACTGTCACATTGGAAACTGCAACTGCTTTGCAG ATGAAAATTGAGCAAGTGACTCGTAGAGCACAGGAGCAATTTCAAATGGTATTAGAAGAACAAAGCAG GTTTGCTCTTGATATCGACTTAGACGCTCCAAAAGTAAGGGTTCCTATCAGAACTTGTGGCTCTTCCAAATGTGATAGCCATTTTCTTTTggattttggtcatttcacgcTGCACACCAAG GATAGTCAGCATGGTGAACAGAGGCAGAACTTATATTCTCGGTTTTTTATAACTGGAAGAGATATTGCTGCCTTTTTTGTGGATTGCGGTTCTGACTGCCAAAGTTGCACTTTGGATGTACCAGATTATGATTATCACCCGCTTTTATCTCCTACCCCTGACAATGTTGAGAATTGCTATTCTCTGATAGATAGGTGTGGAATGGCTGTACTTGTTGATCAG ATCATAGTGCCCCATCCAAGTTACCCGTCAATGCGCATCTCAATTCAAGTGCCAAACCTTGGGATTCACTTTTCACCATCGAGATTCCAGAGGCTCATGAAATTGTTAAACATATTCTGTGGTACATTGGAAACTTGCAATGCCAGTCAGCCTGCTCTTGATGATTTTCAAGCAGAAACTCCATGGAGTTTGTCAGATCTTTCTACAGAAGCTAGAATTTTAGCATGGAGG GGGATTGGCAATTCTGTGGCTACCTGGCAACTATGTTATCTTGTGTTGTCTGGAATAAATCTTTATGTGCTGGAATCTGAAAAGTCACAGAGTCACCAGCGACACACAAG CATGGCTGGTCGACAAGTATATGAGGTTCCCCCAGCAAACATTGGTGGTTCACTGTTTTGTGTCGCTGTAAGTTACAGGGGAATGGACAATCAAAAG ACTTTGGAGTCTCCTACTACCTTGATTATAGAGTTTCGGGCTGAGCATGAGAAGGACATTTGGTTGAAAGGGCTTATACAAGCTACATATCAAGCTTCT GCTCCTCCATCAGTTAATGTATTGGGAGAAACAAGCGATCCCGTTACTGACTATGGTGAAACCCAGACTATGAATTCAAAAACAGCTGACCTTGTTATTAATGGGGCACTGGTGGAGACAAAGATATTCATATATGGAAAG ACTGGTGATAAAGTTGATGAAGAACGTTGCGAGACTCTTATTCTTGAGGTTCTTGCCAATGGTGGAAAG TTGCACATGATTCGCTGGGAAGGCGACCTGACACTTAAGATGAAACTGCACTCTTTAAAAATCAAAGATGAGCTTCAAGTTCGTCTATCAACAACCCCCCAGTATTTAGCTTGCTCCGTGCTAAACATCGACGATCTAGTTTCTTCTCCTGGCATAGTTGATCCACACATGAAAGAAATGTCTGCTTTGCTTCATGAGGATGATGATACTTTTACAGATGCTTTGCCAGATTTTATGTCTATCTCAGATACAGGCTTAGGTTCACAAATAATGGATATGGATACATGTGCAACCACTGAGGATGTCAATGATGATACTGGATTTGCAACTCCACAGGCCATaattcatgaaaaaaaattggttaaGGAAAAGGTCATTTCTGGTGAGATATTTTATGAGGCGGATGGCGGTGataattcaaattttgtttctgtTACCTTCTTGACTCGGAGTCCTAGCTCGCCTGATTATGATGGTATTGATACGCAG ATGAATCTCCGCATGTCAAAATTGGAGTTCTTTTGCAACAGACCCACTCTTGTTGCTTTGATTGATTTTGGCCTGGATTTAAGCTGTGTGTATGACGTGGAAGGTAGCGCAGACATGACTAAGGTTCCAGATGATAAACCTTTGATGAACAAAGAAAAGAATGACGAAAGTGTCAAAGGGTTGCTGGGTTATGGTAAAGGTCGTGTAGTATTTTATTTAAACATGAATGTTGACAATGTGACTGTGTTTCTTAACAAAGAGGATGGCTCTTCATTTGCAATGTTTGTGCAAGAAAGTTTCCTGCTGGATCTTAAG gTCCACCCAAGTTCTCTTTCCATTGAAGGTACCCTAGGAAATTTTAGACTCCATGATATGTCTCTTGGAACAGATCACTGTTGGGCTTGGCTTTGTGATATACGTAATCCAGGTGTTGAATCCCTTATCAAG TTCAAATTTAACTCCTATAGTGCTGAAGATGATGACTATGAAGGATATGATTACAGTTTGTGTGGCCGACTTTCTGCTGTCCGCATCATTTTTCTCTATAGGTTTGTTCAGGAG ATAACAGAATACTTTATGGAACTTGCCACCCCACATACCGAAGAGGCAATAAAACTTGTTGACAAAGTTGGAGGCTTTGAGTGGCTAATTCAGAAATATGAGATTGATGGAGCTACAGCGTTGAAGCTGGACCTGTCACTTGATACTCCAATAATCATTGTTCCCAGGAATTCAACAAGCAAAGA TTTCATTCAACTTGATCTGGGCCAGCTAAAAGTCACAAATGAGTTTAGTTGGTATGGTTCCCCTGAGAAAGATCCTTCAGCTGTCCATATTGATGTCCTTCATGCTGAG ATCCTGGGGATCAGCATGTCTGTAGGAATTGATGGTTGCTTAGGCAAATCAATGATACGAGAAGGCAAAGGACTTGATGTTTACGTGAGGAGAAGTTTGAGGGATGTCTTCAAAAAAGTTCCAACATTTGCTCTTGAAGTGAAG GTTGGCTTATTGCACGGTGTCATGTCTGACAAAGAATATAAAGTCATTCTGGACTGTGCATGCATGAACTTATGCGAAGAGCCAAAGCTTCCCCCTAGTTTCCGTGGTGGTAAATCTGGTTCGATGGATACAATGAGACTGCTGGCTGATAAGGTCAACATGAACAGTCAACTCCTACTATCAAAAACTGTTACCATAGTGGCAGTTGTAATTGATAATGCCCTATTGGAATTGTATAACGGCATTCATGCTGAGTCTCCTTTTGCTCAAATTGCT ATCGAAGGTCTTTGGGTAATGTATCGGATGACTTCATTGTCAGAGACAGATCTCTACATAACCATTCCAAAATTTTCTGTTGTTGACATTCGCCCCAATACAAAACCTGAAATGCGCCTAATGCTTGGATCATCCGCTGATGATTCCAAACAAGTTTCTTCTGGAAGTTTGCCCCTTTCCTTAAATAAGGGGAGCTTTAGAAAAACAGACTCTGATGCTGGATTTTCTCATGTGGATTTACCAATATCAACAATGTTCTTGATGGACTATAGATGGCGCAAATCTTCCCAATCATTTGTGGTTAGGGTTCAGCAACCTCGAGTTCTTGTTGTAGCTGATTTCCTTCTGGCTGTGGGTGAGTTTTTTGTGCCTGCATTGCGAACTATAACTGGTAGAGAGGAAGTGATGGATCCTACAAATGATCTTATTGGTAAAAGCTGTAGCATAGTATTCTCTGGACCTATTTACAAACAGATAGAAGATGTGGTGCACTTGTCTCCAAGTAGACAGTTAGTGGCAGATTGTTTGCACATTGATGAATACATATATGATGGATGTGGAAAGACCATCCATTTGAGTGAGGAAACGGACACAAAATATCTTCATTCAACTAGGCCTCATCCCATTATTATAATTGGGTGTGGAAAGAAGTTGCGATTTATGAATGTCAAAATTGAG AATGGTTCTATTTTAAGGAAGTACACACATTTGAGTAATGATAGCAGCTACTCGCTATCTTTTGAGGATGGTGTGGACATCACGTTGCTGGACAGTTACTCATCTGATGAGGACAAGAAGAGTCTAGAAGACACTCATAAATCATCAGACACCTCAAATATTTCTTCGGATTCTGAAAGTGATCCAAATGTGATCCCTAGTTTCAGTTTTGAAGCACAG GTAGTTTCTCCTGAGTTTACCTTCTATGATTCTTCAAAGTCTTGTCTGGATGATTCATATGGTGAAAAGCTTCTCCGTGCAAAGTTGGATTTTAGCTTCAT GTATGCATCCAAAGAAAATGATACCTGGGTTCGAGCCCTGGTGAAAGATCTTACAGTTGAGGCTGGTTCTGGTCTTATTGTTCTTGATCCAGTGGATATATCAGGGGGTTACACTTCTGTGAAGGACAAAACAAATATGTCTTTGTTATCAACTGATGTTTGCTTCCATCTTTCACTGAGTGTTGTTTCTCTTATACTTAATTTGCAAACCCAGGCAACATCAGCATTGCAATTCGGAAATTCTATGCCACTGGCTGGATGTACCAATTTTGATCGAATTTGGGTGTCCCCGAAAG AAAATGGTTCCTGTTACAACCTTACCTTTTGGAGGCCTCGAGCACCTTCAAATTATGTTATACTGGGAGATTGTGTGACATCAAG GCCAGTTCCTCCTTCACAGGCAGTAATGGCAGTGAGTAATGCATATGGGCGTGTGCGTCAACCAATTGGTTTTAATCTCATAGGCTTGTTCTCTACTATTCAAGGATTTGGTGGGGGGGATTCTGATGTTGGTAGTGATTGTTCTCTTTGGATGCCCGTAGCACCACCCGGATACATAGCATTGGGTTGTCTAGCAAATATAGGGAAAGAGCAGCCACCTAATCATATAGTTTATTGCCTACGTTCTGATCTTGTTACTTCAACAACATATTCAGAATGCTTATTTTCTTCTCCATCAAATCCTCATTTTGCATCTGGATTTAGCATCTGGCGCGTAGAGAATGTTCTTGGATCATTTCATGCCCATTCTTCTACCGAATGCCCTTCTGAAGACAATTGTTGTAACCtcaatcatcttcttctttggaATTGGAATCGGCAACAATCTGGTCCTACAGAATCTGCCTCAAATTTGGCTGTTGACAATAAGTATGCAAGTCACCAAACCAGAAACCAGACTGGAAATTCTTCTCGATGGGATATAGTCAGATCAATTTCAAAGGCAAATAATTGTTTTATGTCGACCCCCAACTTTGAGAGAATCTGGTGGGACAAGGGTAGTGACCTCCGCCAACCAGTCTCAATATGGCGGCCCATCGCGCGTTGTGGCTATGCTATATTGGGTGATTGCATAACCGAAGG CTTAGAACCTCCAGCTGTGGGCATAATTTTTAAGGCTGATGATCCTGAAGTATCTGCGAAACCTGTACAATTTACTAAAGTTGCCCACATTGTAGGGAAAGGTTTCGATGAAGTATTCTTTTGGTACCCACTTGCTCCGCCTGGTTATGCATCTCTTGGATGCATAGTCTCCAGGACGGGTGAAGCCCCATGTGTTGATATAATTTGTTGCCCTAGGATAGATTTTGTTAACCAAGCTAATATTCTTGAGGCGCCAATTTCAAGATCTTTGACTTCAAAGGGATCTCAGTGCTGGAGCGTTTGGAGAGTTGAAAATCAG GCCTCCACTTTGCTTGCACGGGCTGATTTGAAAAAACCATCAAGCAGATTGGCTTATGCTATTGGTGATTCCTTGAAGCCAAAGACTAGGGAAAATATAACAGCAGAGGTGAAGCTGAGATGCTTCTCTTTAACTGTTCTAGACAGCTTATGTGGAATG ATGAAACCACTATTTGACACAACAATCACCAATATCAAGCTTGCAACACATGGCCGACTGGAGGCTATGAATGCAGTACTGATTTCCTCTATTGCTGCATCAACATTCAATACTCAATTAGAAGCGTGGGAGCCACTTGTGGAGCCTTTCGATGGAATATTCAA GTTTGAAACTTATGATACTAATGTGCACTCGCCATCAAAATTTGGGAAGACAGTGCGTATTGCTGCCACCAGTATCCTTAATTTAAATGTCAGTGCTGCAAACCTTGAAACTTTTATTGGGAGTGTTCTTTCGTGGAAAAGACAATTAGAACTTGAACAGAAAGCAATGAAGATAAATGAG GAAGCTGGTGGTCTATGTGGACAAGGAGAGGACCAGACTCTCTTTGCGTTGGATGAAGATGACTTTCAGACTGTAATTGTAGAGAATAAACTTGGGTGTGAGACATATGTGAAAAGAGTTGAGGAAAACTCAGACAGAGTGGACCGGTTACATCATGGTGACTACATTTCCATATGGGTGCCGCCTCCAAGGTTTTCTGATAGGTTCAATGTTGTAGATGAATCTAAGGAAGCACGTTATTATGTTGCTATACAGATACACAAAGCCAAG GATTTACCTATTATAGATGATGGTAACAGCCATAATTTCTTCTGTGCCTTGCGCCTTGTTGTTGATAGTCAAGCAACAGATCAACAAAAACTTTTTCCTCAAAGTGCAAGGACAAAATGTGTTAAGCCTGCAGTTTCAGAATTCAATAACTTGAATGAAGGCACCGCGGAATGGAATGAACTTTTCATATTTGAAGTTCCCCGGAAG GGCCCAGCTAAAGTGGAAGTGGAGCTGACAAACCTTGCAGCAAAAGCAGGAAAGG GGGAAGTTGTGGGTGCACTCTCATTTTCTGTTGGGCAAGGTGCAAATGTGTTGAGGAAAATGGCTTCAGTTAGGGTGTTTCATCAAGGTCATGATGTTCAGAACGTAGTATCACATCCACTAAGGGGCAGG GTTCGACATAACAGTACCGAAGACATGGATGAATGTGGATGCCTGCTGGTTTCAACTTCTTATTTCGAGAGGAAAACAACTCCAAGTTTTCAAAGGGATCTGGAGGCTGAAAATGTAACCGATAGAGACATAGGTTTCTCTGTTGGACTTGGCCCGGATGGTGTTTGGCAGAACATTCGGTCACTGCTTCCATTGTCAGTTGTCCCAAAATGGTTACAGAATGATTTCATGGCGTTGGAAGTTGTTGTGAAAAATGGCAAGAAGCATGCAATATTCAGGGGTCTTGCAACAGTTGTAAATGAGACTGATGTTAAGTTGAAAATTTCAGTCTGTCATGCATCTCGAATTCAAGGTCGTGATTCCTCTCTAAGAAGAAGTGATAGCATAAATCCTGGGAGTTCTTTTATTTTGCCTTGGAGAAGTACATCTAGTGATTCTGACCAGTGCTTACAAATATGTCCTTCCGTTGATCATCCTCAGCCTCCATATTCATGGGGTTCTCTCGCGGCAGTGGGTACTGGTTATACATATGGAAAGGACCTGACTATTATAGATCAGGTTTCACTTTCTAGACAATATACTTCAAAGCAGGAAAATAATTTGCAAAATGTTACTTTCAAGTTGAATCAGCTTGAGAAGAAGGATATACTTTTGTGTTGTACTAGTACCATAAACAAACAGTTTTGGCTTAGTGTCGGGGCGGATGCCTCGGCGCTTCATACTGAACTGAATGCACCTGTTTATGACTGGAAAATATCTGTCCATTCTCCTATGAAGTTGGAAAATCGCCTTTCCTGTCCAGCTGAATTCACAATCTGGGAAAGAACAAGAGATGGAAAATGCGTTGAACGACAGCATGGTATGATCTCTTCACGTGGGGGTGTACATATATATTCAGCGGACATTCAGAAACCTTTGTATCTAACGTTGTTTGTCGAGGGTGGTTGGGTCCTGGAGAAG GACCCCGTTCTtcttttgaatctttattccaATGACCATGTCTCGTCATTCTGGATGGTTCACCAGAAAAGTAAAAG GAGACTGCGCGTGAGTATTGAACGTGAGATGGGAGGAACCACTGTTGCAcccaaaacaataaaattttttGTTCCCTACTGGATTACTAATGATTCATCTATTTCTTTGGCATATCGAGTGGTAGAAGTAGAACCTTCAGACAATGCAGATACGGACTCTCTAATGCTTTCCAGGGCAGTCAAGTCTGCAACACCAGCCTTGAGAAGTCCCACAAACTCTAGGGACAGGAAGCATTCTGCCACAAGGAGAAACATTCAAGTACTTGAAGTTATTGAGGACACTAGTCCTGTTCCTAACATGCTTTCTCCACAAGATTATGCTAGCCGTAGTGGGGCTTCGCTGTTTCCATCTCAAAAAGATGTGTATTTGTCCTCACGAGTGGGGCTTTCTGTTGCCATGCATCATTCAGAAATTTACAGTCCTGGGATATCCCTTTTTGaactggaaaagaag GAAAGGCTTGATGTAAAAGTCTTCAGTTCAGATGGATCTTATTACAAGCTTTCAGCGAGACTGAGCATGACCTCAGACAGAACAAAG GTTGTCCACTTCCAGCCCCACACCTTGTTTATTAATAGAGTTGGTTACAGACTCTGCCTGCAACAGTGTGATTCTCAGTCCGTGGCATGGATTCATCCCACGGACTCTCCAAAGCCCTTTTATTGGCATTCTAGTGCCAAAGTCGAATTGTTGAAG GTGCGGGTGGATGATTACAAATGGAGTGCACCATTTAGTGTTTCTAGTGAAGGTGTCATGCGTGTTTGCTTGAAGAAGGATGACGGAAATGATCAACTTCAATTTCGAATAGCTGTAAGAAGTGGAGCTAAGAACTCAAGCTATGAAGTTGTTTTCCGTCCAAACTCTTCCATTAGTCCTTACAG GATTGAAAACCGTTCCATGTTTTTACCCATCCGAATTCGGCAAGTGGACGGTACCAACGATTCATGGAAAGTTCTTCTTCCCAATACAGCAGCTTCCTTTTTATGGGAAGATCTTGGCAGAAGACGTTTATTAGAGATCCTGGTTGAGGGAGAAGACCCATTAAAATCAGGAAAGTATGATATTGATGAGATTTCTGATCACCAACCCATTCATCTGGGAAATGTGCCTTCTAAAGCTTTACGTGTTACTGTAATAAAAGAAGAGAAAGTGAATGTCATCAAGATCAGTGACTGGATGCCAGAAATTGATCCTTCTGGAATCTTGAGTACAAGCCACACATCGCCTCTGTCTCAGCTTTCTATACAGCAACAATCACCGGTGATCGCTGATTGTGAGTTTCATGTTATCATTGAGCTTGCTGAGCTTGGGATATCCATTATTGACCATACACCCGAAGAAATCTTGTACCTTTCGGTCCAGAATCTTGTGTGTGCATATTCAACTGGCTTAGGTTCAGGAATCAGTAG gttcaaactTAGAATGCGGGGGATACAATTGGATAACCAGTTGCCCCTTAGTCCAACTCCAGTTCTTTTTAGACCTCAGAAAGTTGGAGATGATACTGACTATATCTTGAAAGTTTCAATCACAATGCAATCAAATGGGTCACTAGATCTATGTGTCTATCCATATATCGGTCTCCAg GGACCTGAAAACTCTGCctttttggtaaacattcatgAGCCAATCATTTGGCGCCTTCATGAGATGATTCAGCAGGTCAACCTCAGTCGGTTGTCTGATACTCAAACAACTGCTGTTTCTGTTGATCCGATTATTGAAATTGG AGTTCTTAGCATTTCAGAGGTTCGATTCAAAGTGTCAATGGCTATGTCACCTAGTCAGCGGCCAAGAGGTGTCCTTGGCTTTTGGGCATCCTTGATGACTGCATTGGGGAACACTGAGAATATGCCA GTGAGGATATACCAAAAGTTTAATGAGAACGTGTGCATGAGGCAGAGTTCAATGATTAGTATTGCTATTTCAAACGCTCAAAAGGATCTTTTAGGCCAACCTCTTCAACTGCTATCTGGTGTTGACATATTGGGCAATGCAAGCAGTGCCCTTGGACATATGAGCAAGGGCATGGCTGCCTTATCATTTGATAAGAAGTTCATTCAAAGCCGACAGCGAAAG GAAAGCAAGGGTGTAGAGGACTTTGGTGATGTTCTCAGAGAGGGAGGTGGAGCATTGGCAAAAGGCCTCTTTAGAGGAGTTACTGGCATATTGACAAAGCCGCTTGAAGGTGCAAAAAATTCTGGTGTTGAGGGTTTTGTCCAAGGTGTTGGGAAAGGATTAATAGGTGCAGCTGCACAACCAGTGAGCGGGGTTCTAGATCTTCTGTCAAAAACTACTGAGGGTGCCAATGCGATGAGAATGAAGATAGCATCAGCAATAACTTCTGATGAGCAACTCCTCCGCAAAAGGCTGCCTCGTGTAATCGGTGGTGATAATTTGATTCGACCATATGATGGGTACAAAGCACAGGGACAG GCTATATTGCAGCTGGCGGAATCAGGCTCATTTTTCCTCCAGGTTGATCTGTTTAAAGTACGTGGGAAGTTTGCTCTATCAGATGCTTATGAAGATCACTCTTTACTACGCAAAGGAAAAATTCTTCTAGTCACTCATCGAAGAGTGATACTGTTGCAA CAACCCTTCAATGTAGCTCAGAAGAAGTTCAACCCTGCTAGGGATCCGTGTTCTGTATTGTGGGATGTACTTTGGGATGACCTGGTGATAATGGAAAAGTCGTACGGGAAAAAGGACCATCCAAAATCTCCACCTTCACGGGTCATTCTTTATTTACAAGATAAATCAGAGATGAAGGAACAGGTTCGTATCATAAAGTGCCTCCGTGATACCCCCCAAGCACTTGACGTGTACTCATCAATTGAACGAGCAATGAACACTTATGGACCAAACAAACCAAAG CAAATGCTGAAAAAGAGTATGACATTGCCATATGCACCATTTGTCGATAACGCCAGTGCTGAAGCTACATCAAAAGAACCAGGGTCACCCCGACAGGTGCCGGCATCTATTCCTCGTAGTTCAACTTTTGGCAGCCGCTTCAACTGA